The Vicia villosa cultivar HV-30 ecotype Madison, WI linkage group LG1, Vvil1.0, whole genome shotgun sequence genome includes a region encoding these proteins:
- the LOC131598406 gene encoding uncharacterized protein LOC131598406: MLAEVYIKKIVSLHGIPSSIVYDRDSRFTSRFWESLQEAMGTKLKLSFAYHSQMDGQTERTDYSVFGGLVESLCFGAYCWLSLHTKVVSILLRKYIPDSSHVIQVGDVQVKENLTVEASPLRVEVHNVKHLRGMEIALVKVVWEGSAGGSITWELESQMRESYLTLFTLVLERKRDEDDPSPKT; the protein is encoded by the exons ATGTTAGCTGAAGtgtatattaagaagattgttagtttacatggtattccttccaGTATTGTTTATGATAGAGATTCAAGATTCACATCGAGGTTCTGGGAGAGTTTGCAAGAAGCCATGGGTACTAAACTGAAGTTGAGTTTTGCTTATCATTCGCAGATGGACGGTCAGACAGAGAGGACTGACTATTCAGTCTTTGGAGGACTTGTTGAAAGCTTGTGTTTTGGAGCATACTGTTGGTTGAGTTTGCATACAAAAGTAGTttccattcta TTGCGGAAGTATATCCCTGATTCGTCTCATGTGATTCAAGTAGGTGATGTACAAGTTAAAGAGAACTTGACCGTTGAGGCATCTCCCTTAAGAGTTGAGGTTCACAATGTGAAGCACTTGAGAGGCATGGAGATTGCGTTGGTGAAGGTAGTGTGGGAAGGATCTGCTGGTGGAAGCATAAcgtgggagctagagagtcagatgagaGAGTCGTATCTGACTCTGTTTACTTTAG ttttagagagaaaaagagatgaaGATGATCCAAGTCCAAAGACTTAA